The following coding sequences lie in one Thermodesulforhabdaceae bacterium genomic window:
- the ruvB gene encoding Holliday junction branch migration DNA helicase RuvB, which yields MTNRLITPEPREEDLVVEQNLRPRRLSDYIGQEEIKESLRVFIEATIQRGEALDHVLLHGYPGLGKTSLATIISHELGVNLRATSGPVIERPGDLAAILTNLEPRDVLFIDEIHRLNPTVEEILYPAMEDFQIDIIIGQGPSARSIKLDLPPFTLVGATTRAGLLSPPLRDRFGVILRLDFYKPEELKQIVLRSARILGIAIEEAGAMEIARRSRGTPRIANRLLRRVRDFAQVRAQGVITEDVARKALELLDVDEKGFDAMDRRILQLIIDHYDGGPVGIETLAAALSEEKGTIEDVYEPYLIQQGYIRKTPRGRVATRKAYEHFGKQKITGKQLTIW from the coding sequence ATGACAAATAGATTAATCACCCCGGAACCGCGTGAAGAAGATCTTGTTGTAGAACAAAACCTTAGACCCAGAAGGTTGTCGGATTACATCGGGCAGGAGGAGATAAAAGAATCTCTTAGAGTATTTATCGAAGCGACAATACAGCGCGGTGAAGCTCTGGATCATGTTCTTCTTCATGGTTACCCCGGGTTAGGCAAAACATCTCTTGCAACAATTATAAGTCATGAATTGGGGGTAAATCTTAGAGCCACTTCAGGTCCTGTTATAGAACGTCCCGGGGATCTTGCCGCTATATTAACTAACCTGGAACCAAGAGATGTTCTCTTTATAGACGAAATTCATAGATTGAATCCCACCGTAGAAGAAATTTTGTATCCAGCAATGGAGGATTTTCAGATCGACATTATTATCGGTCAGGGACCTTCCGCTCGTTCGATAAAGCTGGATCTTCCGCCCTTTACTCTTGTTGGCGCAACTACTCGAGCAGGGCTTTTGTCGCCCCCTCTCAGGGATCGCTTTGGAGTGATACTGAGGCTCGATTTTTATAAGCCTGAAGAGCTTAAGCAGATTGTCCTTAGATCTGCTCGTATTTTAGGAATAGCTATCGAAGAAGCCGGAGCGATGGAGATTGCAAGGCGATCTAGAGGAACTCCCAGAATTGCTAACAGGCTTCTCAGGCGAGTCCGGGACTTTGCCCAGGTGCGAGCCCAGGGAGTTATAACAGAAGATGTTGCTAGAAAAGCCCTCGAACTCCTGGATGTGGACGAAAAGGGATTTGATGCTATGGATCGGCGTATCCTTCAGCTAATTATCGATCATTACGACGGAGGTCCTGTGGGGATAGAAACTCTGGCAGCAGCACTTTCAGAAGAAAAGGGCACTATAGAAGATGTTTACGAACCCTATCTTATCCAGCAGGGATATATTAGAAAGACACCTCGAGGCCGAGTAGCGACCAGAAAAGCTTACGAACATTTTGGAAAACAGAAAATCACAGGAAAGCAATTAACAATATGGTGA
- a CDS encoding KamA family radical SAM protein: protein MITAPSEPGFTVKKLLRLVCSNLALREVHKKYPFKITSHLSSLMESLEDPIGRQFIPTELELTEDGGLEDPLGEEHLSPVPNLVHRYPDRVLFLVTSQCAARCRFCTRKRLWKHKIDLSEKIISAVTDYIKKHSEVRDVLISGGDPLLLEEETLERVLRSLRSIDHVAILRIGTRLPVADPKRVTPSKIALLASHQPLYVNIHVNHPLELSTPTRELLEAMASAGIPLGSQTVLLKGVNDDPETLRELFLLLLKHRVRPYYLLQMDLMKGTAHFRTPVSRGLEILQALRHRLSGIGIPHFVVDLPGGGGKVPLVPSAIVDVTEKELILRNRLGRLSAYPLEQGEKNKIVRLLTPF from the coding sequence ATGATTACGGCACCTTCTGAACCAGGTTTTACCGTAAAGAAGCTGTTGCGTCTGGTCTGTTCCAATCTAGCCCTAAGAGAAGTTCACAAAAAATACCCTTTTAAAATCACATCTCATCTTTCATCTCTCATGGAGTCGCTTGAAGACCCTATAGGAAGGCAATTTATCCCAACCGAACTGGAACTAACAGAAGACGGTGGGCTGGAAGATCCTCTGGGAGAAGAACATCTCTCGCCGGTGCCAAACCTTGTGCACCGCTATCCTGATAGAGTTTTGTTTCTTGTAACATCCCAATGTGCTGCACGATGCCGCTTCTGCACAAGAAAACGGCTCTGGAAACACAAAATCGATCTTTCAGAAAAGATCATTTCGGCTGTGACCGATTACATAAAAAAACACTCCGAAGTAAGGGATGTGCTTATTTCCGGAGGCGATCCTCTTCTTCTGGAAGAAGAAACCCTTGAGCGAGTTCTTCGCTCCTTACGTTCCATAGATCATGTAGCAATTCTACGAATTGGAACAAGGCTTCCGGTAGCCGATCCCAAAAGAGTGACGCCGTCAAAAATTGCTCTACTAGCCTCACACCAGCCTCTTTATGTCAACATACATGTGAACCATCCTCTGGAACTCTCAACACCCACAAGAGAGCTATTAGAAGCTATGGCCTCGGCAGGAATCCCTCTTGGCAGTCAGACAGTTCTCCTAAAAGGCGTAAATGACGACCCGGAAACGCTCAGAGAGTTATTCCTGCTTTTACTGAAACACAGAGTGCGCCCCTACTATCTTTTGCAGATGGATCTTATGAAAGGAACGGCTCATTTTCGAACTCCGGTAAGTCGTGGGCTTGAGATTCTTCAGGCTCTACGTCACAGGCTTTCAGGCATAGGGATCCCGCACTTCGTTGTGGATCTTCCCGGAGGTGGAGGCAAAGTGCCCCTGGTTCCATCTGCCATCGTGGACGTTACAGAAAAGGAACTCATACTGAGAAACCGCCTTGGAAGACTCTCAGCCTATCCTCTAGAACAGGGAGAGAAAAATAAAATAGTGAGGCTGCTTACGCCTTTTTAA
- the ruvA gene encoding Holliday junction branch migration protein RuvA, translated as MIAYVKGTLTSKTPSSAVVDVSGIGYDIAISLHTFYSLPELGQEVLIYTYTHVREDVLQLYGFKTLEEKKAFLDLIAINGVGPKLALTILSGIAPDELARAVYEHNVGRLQKIPGVGKKTAERILLEMKHRLKPPEMQSFSDVVEMEETSPYGIAFAALIQLGYKSQEAERALATARKKVGDTASVEDLLKASLRVMAG; from the coding sequence ATGATAGCTTATGTTAAGGGAACCTTAACCAGCAAAACTCCTTCCTCCGCTGTAGTGGACGTTAGTGGTATTGGTTATGACATAGCAATTTCTCTTCATACCTTTTACAGTCTTCCAGAACTCGGCCAGGAAGTGTTGATTTATACTTATACCCATGTTCGAGAAGATGTTCTGCAACTATACGGGTTTAAGACTCTGGAAGAAAAAAAAGCTTTTCTTGACCTTATCGCAATAAACGGCGTAGGTCCGAAGCTTGCTCTAACTATCCTTTCCGGTATTGCTCCTGATGAGCTTGCGAGAGCCGTTTACGAACACAATGTGGGACGTCTTCAGAAGATACCAGGTGTTGGAAAGAAGACAGCAGAACGTATTCTCCTTGAAATGAAACACAGACTGAAACCGCCGGAAATGCAATCTTTTAGCGATGTTGTGGAAATGGAAGAAACATCTCCTTATGGGATAGCCTTTGCCGCCTTGATTCAGCTTGGATATAAATCTCAAGAAGCAGAAAGAGCTCTTGCAACCGCAAGGAAAAAGGTGGGCGATACGGCTTCGGTTGAAGATCTTCTGAAAGCATCTCTAAGAGTAATGGCAGGTTAA
- a CDS encoding Zn-binding domain-containing protein — MAYRFAPAEQGFRVVPARARSLLDLQDLLELQYAPSSTILIVNEGWKARRTEGFLVDIETGELVSEGDAEENNLSRNSSSIQRVKLCVQDTQNLLRMRILDTSLRNDPVFEASLMYALERAIEQVFQLEDSELVADAVGEGEGRALIFYEASEGGAGVLRRLVEEPNALSEVARESLRLLHFDPGTGEDLAMDDHSACYECLLSFYNQLKAHLLDRHRVKDFLLRLAGCSVELIYGDRTREEHYRLLLGSIDSRSELEREFLNTLYHGGYRLPNEAQRSIQEPRCIVDFFYESNVCVFCDGSVHDDPHQQAHDNEVRRQLRARGYRVVVIRYDQNLEEQIRQYAEIFGKGEK, encoded by the coding sequence ATGGCTTATCGCTTTGCGCCGGCTGAACAGGGTTTTCGAGTAGTACCAGCCCGGGCGCGGTCTCTTCTGGATCTTCAGGATCTTCTGGAACTTCAGTATGCTCCTTCATCAACTATTCTTATTGTGAATGAAGGGTGGAAAGCGCGTCGCACGGAAGGATTTCTTGTTGATATTGAGACAGGAGAACTGGTTTCCGAGGGTGATGCTGAGGAGAATAATCTTTCAAGAAATAGTTCTTCGATTCAGCGTGTTAAACTGTGTGTTCAGGATACGCAAAATCTTTTGCGCATGCGTATTCTTGATACTTCGCTGAGAAACGATCCTGTTTTTGAGGCAAGTTTGATGTATGCACTGGAGCGAGCCATTGAGCAGGTTTTTCAGCTTGAGGATTCTGAACTCGTGGCAGATGCGGTGGGAGAAGGCGAAGGACGTGCGCTGATTTTCTATGAAGCGTCAGAGGGTGGAGCCGGGGTTTTACGGCGTCTGGTGGAAGAGCCTAATGCTCTTTCCGAAGTGGCAAGAGAGTCGCTCAGGCTACTTCACTTTGATCCAGGAACGGGAGAGGATCTTGCGATGGATGATCACAGTGCCTGCTACGAGTGCTTGCTGAGTTTTTACAATCAGCTTAAAGCTCATCTGTTGGATCGCCACCGGGTCAAAGATTTTCTGCTCCGGCTTGCAGGTTGTTCTGTAGAACTTATCTACGGTGACAGAACGCGTGAGGAACACTACCGTTTACTTCTGGGATCCATCGACAGTCGGTCAGAGCTGGAAAGGGAGTTCCTGAACACGCTCTATCATGGCGGTTACCGTCTTCCTAACGAAGCTCAGAGATCGATTCAGGAGCCGAGGTGTATTGTGGATTTCTTCTACGAATCGAATGTTTGCGTTTTTTGTGACGGATCTGTTCACGATGATCCTCATCAACAGGCCCATGATAACGAAGTTCGCCGTCAACTCCGCGCACGGGGCTATAGAGTTGTTGTCATTCGTTATGACCAGAATCTTGAGGAACAAATTCGCCAGTATGCTGAGATTTTTGGGAAAGGTGAAAAGTAA
- the ruvC gene encoding crossover junction endodeoxyribonuclease RuvC: MMCCECVLGIDPGSLYTGYGLVKFKDQHFKAIDYGTIKIPRSMSLPDRLGLIYRELEAIIARTKPEGVAVEDVFFAHNPRSALQLGQARGAAILAAVNAGIPVFAYSALEIKQAVVGYGRATKDQVIAMVRRLLAVKDTVDSHAADAMAVAICHLNMFRLKTLGIKS, translated from the coding sequence ATGATGTGCTGCGAATGTGTGCTCGGTATAGATCCCGGTTCGCTTTATACAGGCTATGGGCTTGTTAAGTTTAAAGATCAACACTTCAAGGCCATAGATTACGGAACAATAAAGATACCCAGAAGTATGTCGCTTCCTGACCGCCTGGGGTTGATTTATCGAGAACTTGAAGCGATTATAGCCCGCACAAAACCTGAAGGGGTAGCGGTGGAAGATGTCTTTTTTGCTCATAATCCCAGAAGTGCACTCCAGCTAGGTCAAGCTCGGGGAGCGGCTATACTTGCGGCTGTAAACGCCGGCATTCCGGTTTTTGCTTATTCGGCTCTCGAAATTAAACAGGCCGTGGTAGGATATGGAAGAGCTACAAAAGATCAGGTGATTGCCATGGTAAGGCGTCTTTTGGCGGTAAAGGATACCGTGGATTCTCACGCTGCCGATGCCATGGCCGTCGCCATCTGTCATCTCAACATGTTCAGACTAAAAACGCTTGGAATCAAATCATGA
- a CDS encoding acetate--CoA ligase family protein — MALILDMLEAKKMLADEGFPVVPSRAVKTWEETKGEADRLSYPVVLKLVSRRYSHKSDIGGVKVGISSEETLKEAFSELDHLRKHLDPEAQIVIEPMAPKGVEFFAGFIRDAQFGPVLSFGLGGIFVELFEEVNFLLLPASERDILSMCRKMKGWEKLKRGFRHLPPVEEKMVVQFLNRFSKWAYEKPSFKEIDLNPIVATQDEVLVVDARIVILNEI, encoded by the coding sequence ATGGCTCTAATATTAGACATGCTGGAAGCAAAAAAAATGCTCGCCGATGAAGGATTTCCGGTTGTTCCTTCCCGTGCCGTTAAGACCTGGGAGGAAACCAAAGGAGAAGCTGACAGATTGTCCTACCCGGTCGTTTTGAAGCTGGTATCTCGCCGTTATTCTCACAAAAGTGATATTGGAGGAGTTAAAGTTGGCATATCTTCAGAGGAAACCCTCAAAGAAGCATTCTCTGAGCTTGACCATCTCCGCAAACATCTTGATCCCGAAGCTCAAATTGTCATTGAACCCATGGCACCTAAAGGAGTGGAATTTTTTGCGGGATTTATAAGAGACGCTCAATTCGGACCCGTGCTCAGCTTCGGACTTGGGGGCATCTTTGTTGAATTATTCGAAGAAGTTAACTTTCTTCTGCTGCCTGCTTCCGAAAGAGATATCCTCTCCATGTGCAGAAAAATGAAAGGCTGGGAAAAGCTTAAACGAGGCTTTAGACATCTACCACCCGTAGAAGAAAAGATGGTAGTTCAGTTCCTGAACCGATTTTCTAAATGGGCTTACGAAAAACCATCCTTCAAAGAAATAGACCTAAATCCCATAGTTGCAACCCAGGATGAGGTTCTTGTGGTTGATGCTAGAATTGTTATCCTTAATGAGATATAA
- a CDS encoding nitroreductase family protein, with amino-acid sequence MKSVREIAEKRRAVNFFDSSVAITDDDLRKIYETARLAPSSFNLQPWRVIVVRTPEKRAQLKEMAMNQPKVTEASAILVFVGRGKAYETDIDKTLQDRIAKGYMSEQAVDKVKEAVRRLYEGREIAFASRNVGLFAMLFILAAEAEGWDTHPMDGFDVEKVKEFLELGDGEFPVMMVALGKKRPDATLLPRPERKTFEEVFTVV; translated from the coding sequence ATGAAGAGCGTCAGAGAAATTGCCGAAAAAAGGCGAGCAGTTAACTTTTTCGATTCTTCGGTTGCCATAACCGATGATGATTTAAGAAAAATCTACGAGACCGCTCGACTTGCACCTTCTTCCTTTAATCTTCAGCCATGGCGGGTCATTGTGGTAAGAACGCCTGAGAAAAGAGCCCAACTGAAAGAAATGGCAATGAATCAGCCGAAAGTTACAGAAGCGTCAGCAATTCTTGTGTTTGTAGGGCGAGGTAAAGCTTACGAAACCGACATTGATAAGACTCTTCAGGATAGAATTGCAAAGGGCTACATGTCGGAACAGGCTGTGGACAAAGTTAAGGAAGCTGTGCGCAGACTATACGAAGGACGAGAGATAGCCTTTGCATCAAGAAATGTGGGGCTCTTTGCCATGTTATTTATACTTGCTGCGGAAGCCGAAGGCTGGGACACTCACCCCATGGATGGATTTGATGTGGAAAAAGTCAAAGAGTTTTTAGAACTTGGGGATGGAGAATTTCCCGTTATGATGGTCGCTTTAGGCAAAAAACGACCGGATGCAACGCTTCTACCAAGACCTGAAAGAAAAACTTTTGAAGAAGTCTTTACGGTGGTCTGA
- a CDS encoding site-specific DNA-methyltransferase has product MQNKTDQTKQRASRNKTITLTEEELNYYRRRLIRLNSPATLETILDKTIHQDLFEILEWLPSNTVDLLFVDPPYNLYKSFNGHKFTEKPLELYEQWLDSWLSKLVKVLKDTASVYICGDWRSSSAIHRVGEKYFKVRNRITWEREKGRGSKANWKNCSEDIWFFTVSDTYTFNVESVKLVRRVIAPYTTEEGEPKDWIETKAGRFRLTYPSNIWTDITVPFWSMPENTEHPTQKPEKLLAKIILASSNPGDVILDPFLGSGTTSVVASKLGRHYIGIEIDEHYCCIAEKRIDMAKMCKDIQGYSDGVFWDRNILNKSGRCLPDIQVINAGVTNSQVEQSEA; this is encoded by the coding sequence ATGCAAAATAAAACTGATCAAACCAAACAACGGGCATCACGGAACAAAACTATAACTTTGACCGAGGAAGAGCTTAACTACTATCGTCGTCGGCTTATAAGACTCAACAGTCCGGCAACTCTGGAAACTATACTGGACAAAACCATTCATCAGGATCTATTTGAAATTTTGGAATGGTTGCCTTCCAACACGGTCGATCTTCTTTTTGTTGATCCCCCATACAACCTTTACAAATCCTTCAACGGACATAAGTTTACCGAAAAACCTCTGGAACTTTATGAACAATGGCTGGATTCCTGGCTTTCAAAACTCGTTAAAGTCTTAAAAGACACGGCTTCTGTCTATATTTGCGGAGATTGGCGTTCATCATCAGCCATCCACCGGGTGGGAGAAAAATACTTCAAGGTTCGCAATCGCATCACCTGGGAACGGGAAAAAGGCAGAGGTTCAAAAGCCAACTGGAAGAATTGCTCTGAGGATATCTGGTTTTTCACGGTTTCTGATACCTACACTTTCAATGTTGAAAGTGTAAAACTGGTGCGGCGAGTCATTGCTCCTTATACAACTGAAGAAGGGGAACCGAAAGACTGGATCGAGACTAAAGCTGGAAGATTTCGATTAACCTATCCTTCCAACATATGGACGGATATTACTGTGCCCTTTTGGTCAATGCCTGAAAACACCGAGCATCCCACTCAAAAGCCAGAAAAATTGCTCGCCAAAATTATACTTGCAAGTTCAAATCCCGGGGATGTTATTCTCGACCCCTTTCTCGGTTCCGGCACAACAAGTGTAGTAGCATCAAAACTGGGACGTCATTACATCGGCATTGAAATTGATGAACACTATTGCTGCATTGCAGAAAAAAGAATCGATATGGCTAAAATGTGCAAAGACATTCAGGGCTATTCGGATGGTGTTTTCTGGGATAGAAACATATTAAACAAGAGTGGACGATGCTTGCCAGATATTCAAGTTATAAATGCTGGAGTCACTAACAGTCAGGTGGAACAAAGTGAGGCTTGA
- a CDS encoding CoA-binding protein has product MTKLSSVMKEKLKKALYAKSIALVGASPDQLAVGFGTLYNILRWPFKGSVFPINPKYDSIMGIKCYKSLEEIVPPPDLVVFLVNHRLALEMIPTAARHGCSAGIIVAGGFKEISGEEGKSLEKALVESAVKHEFPIIGPNTLGFCNFLDGIHAIFAHLDVSPKPPISPSIAILSQSGGVGLTIASNIKSLGIEPAFFIGVGNRSVVDFEDYISILREDNRLTTFCLFIEGMEYPRGLYEVLAEINSSHHVVVYKAGKHEAVTKATVTHTGAMAGNYALYRAMFEQCGAVEVESARDVAVAAKALSMVPLPKGNKLAIMTFTAGPAIVAMDRTVRAGWNLAPLSQGLLNRVRKIIGENTPVDLQNPLDLTGPGFVPNTYASVMEQVLQEDFDAYLFIWGINPLIRPPIMEWKAFRERYPEKSMIFVMIAHAEEGVPLLREMARLGLCGYLTPEDGALALNSLLKRAFRRGIIKLDQEL; this is encoded by the coding sequence ATGACCAAGCTTTCTTCCGTAATGAAAGAGAAATTAAAAAAGGCTCTTTATGCAAAAAGTATAGCCCTGGTAGGCGCATCGCCGGATCAACTCGCCGTAGGATTTGGGACTCTTTACAATATTCTCAGATGGCCATTCAAGGGCTCGGTTTTCCCAATAAATCCGAAATACGATTCCATAATGGGTATAAAGTGTTATAAAAGCCTTGAAGAAATTGTTCCCCCACCGGATTTGGTGGTTTTCCTTGTGAATCATCGTCTTGCTCTCGAAATGATACCCACAGCCGCAAGGCACGGCTGCTCTGCAGGAATCATTGTGGCAGGAGGATTTAAGGAGATAAGCGGAGAAGAAGGTAAAAGTTTAGAAAAAGCCCTGGTAGAAAGCGCAGTTAAACACGAATTTCCCATTATAGGACCAAATACTTTGGGCTTTTGCAATTTCCTGGATGGCATTCATGCTATTTTTGCTCACCTGGATGTTTCCCCTAAGCCTCCCATTTCCCCATCCATAGCAATTTTGTCTCAGAGCGGTGGTGTTGGGCTTACCATCGCATCAAATATAAAGAGTCTCGGTATAGAACCGGCTTTTTTCATAGGGGTAGGCAACCGTTCTGTCGTGGATTTCGAAGACTACATTTCTATTCTTCGGGAAGATAACCGTCTCACAACATTTTGTTTATTCATAGAAGGCATGGAATATCCCCGTGGACTTTATGAAGTCCTCGCAGAAATCAACTCGTCTCACCATGTGGTTGTTTACAAAGCGGGAAAACATGAAGCCGTAACTAAAGCCACTGTGACTCACACCGGCGCTATGGCTGGAAATTATGCGCTCTACCGAGCCATGTTTGAACAGTGCGGTGCCGTAGAAGTAGAATCAGCTCGTGATGTTGCAGTAGCAGCCAAAGCCTTAAGTATGGTGCCACTTCCTAAAGGGAACAAGCTGGCAATTATGACATTCACCGCAGGTCCCGCCATCGTTGCCATGGATAGAACTGTCAGAGCAGGATGGAATCTTGCTCCACTTTCTCAGGGTTTGTTGAATCGAGTAAGGAAAATCATAGGAGAGAATACCCCTGTTGATTTGCAGAATCCTTTAGACTTAACAGGACCAGGCTTTGTCCCAAACACCTACGCATCGGTAATGGAACAGGTGCTTCAAGAGGATTTTGACGCATATCTCTTTATCTGGGGCATAAACCCGCTCATTCGACCACCCATAATGGAATGGAAAGCCTTTAGAGAACGCTATCCAGAAAAATCCATGATCTTTGTTATGATTGCTCACGCTGAGGAAGGGGTTCCGCTTCTAAGAGAAATGGCTCGTCTGGGACTATGCGGATATCTTACCCCGGAAGATGGAGCTCTAGCTTTGAACAGCCTTCTGAAAAGGGCTTTCAGGCGTGGAATAATTAAGCTTGATCAAGAACTATAA
- a CDS encoding CDP-alcohol phosphatidyltransferase family protein, translating to MRWQYAIIYPDDSEYGWAWLHHETFGKSAFERMVVTLQKAGIRHLRLFPEPVIEDDLVRRLLRRLPWDDEPDRSEPILIIKGGFIWKPELLSWFDKIMNSRDQGSICIENNKPIIASCSYGLWESLWATSANFPEIEVIEHVPSHLMPVPSWDEKGILELAGKPSDRPHVVWVRRKLLPFLRFCANKGIHPNTITWLGFGVNLAGCFLLLFKSYLLGILATLVLVFSWVLDCADGSLARVAMKESPQGKKLDTVLGNLSNLTVFTALIVREYGDRPFLAFLLALFIVVGILIAYTIHERAPEKTSYGKSAVSEWLTKINHRDYTIFLFVLALFDALKVFIWLSLVGVHVYWIVELALRKEVFKKA from the coding sequence ATGCGATGGCAGTATGCTATTATTTATCCGGATGATTCAGAATACGGCTGGGCGTGGCTCCATCACGAGACTTTTGGAAAATCTGCTTTTGAACGGATGGTAGTAACTTTGCAAAAAGCTGGCATTAGACATCTTAGGTTGTTTCCGGAGCCTGTAATAGAAGATGATCTGGTGCGTCGGCTTCTGAGACGCCTGCCCTGGGATGATGAACCGGATCGATCAGAACCGATCCTTATAATCAAAGGCGGATTTATCTGGAAACCAGAACTTCTTTCCTGGTTTGATAAAATTATGAACTCCCGTGATCAGGGAAGCATTTGTATTGAAAACAATAAGCCCATTATAGCTTCTTGCTCTTACGGCTTATGGGAAAGTCTGTGGGCTACTTCGGCGAATTTTCCCGAGATTGAAGTTATTGAGCATGTTCCGTCTCATTTGATGCCAGTTCCATCATGGGATGAAAAGGGAATTCTGGAATTAGCCGGCAAACCATCTGACCGACCGCATGTCGTCTGGGTAAGACGTAAACTTTTGCCGTTTCTCAGATTTTGTGCTAACAAAGGCATCCATCCTAATACGATAACCTGGCTTGGTTTTGGAGTTAACCTAGCCGGTTGTTTTTTACTTCTCTTTAAGTCTTATCTTCTGGGCATTCTGGCTACTCTCGTCCTGGTCTTTTCCTGGGTGCTGGATTGTGCCGACGGAAGTCTTGCTCGAGTTGCCATGAAGGAATCGCCTCAGGGGAAGAAATTGGACACAGTCCTTGGAAATCTCTCAAATCTTACGGTCTTTACGGCGCTCATTGTAAGAGAATACGGCGATAGACCTTTCTTAGCCTTCTTGCTAGCTTTATTTATCGTCGTGGGAATACTTATAGCTTATACCATTCACGAACGTGCGCCGGAAAAAACTTCTTATGGGAAATCCGCCGTCTCCGAATGGCTCACCAAGATAAATCACAGAGACTATACCATTTTTCTTTTTGTGCTTGCTCTGTTTGATGCACTGAAGGTTTTTATCTGGTTAAGCCTTGTAGGGGTTCATGTTTACTGGATTGTCGAACTGGCATTGAGAAAAGAGGTTTTTAAAAAGGCGTAA